A genome region from Arachis duranensis cultivar V14167 chromosome 6, aradu.V14167.gnm2.J7QH, whole genome shotgun sequence includes the following:
- the LOC107495350 gene encoding E3 ubiquitin-protein ligase At1g63170 yields the protein MHVLAPEVHIEGPPDTSPLLMERLGSLNSNQHMIVQPERLNDNQHIIDINIAGNGDASTSGSAHDRHSNGVDTSQHVERAGSVRVPVSQPSVLSNNGSNGSNSRNSSFIRRGDSRRSRSPVHSGLWISVELALLVSQIVASIVVLSLSRHEHPRSPLFAWIVGYASGCLATLPLLYWRYYHHNQSRDQDSPQTRQTSPRVNDPSGTFHSSSRSNGGADGQGAASMSRGNQASPLTNRRMKTLVEYFKISLDCFFAIWFVVGNVWIFGGRSSADEAPNLYRLCIVFLAFSCIGYAMPFILCSTICCCLPCIISILGVREDMSQNRGATSESINALPTYKFKMKKNKRSGDSNSAAVDGGVVAAGTEKERVISGDDAVCCICLAKYENNDELRELPCSHLFHKECVDKWLKINALCPLCKSEVGENLTGSGAAEGASQ from the exons ATGCACGTTCTCGCACCAGAAGTGCATATTGAAGGTCCACCTGACACATCTCCGTTGTTGATGGAGCGGCTGGGTAGCTTGAACAGCAATCAGCATATGATCGTGCAGCCGGAGAGGTTGAATGACAATCAGCATATCATAGACATTAACATAGCTGGAAACGGTGATGCTTCCACTTCAGGCTCAGCTCATGATAGACATTCTAATGGTGTGGATACATCACAGCATGTAGAGAGAGCGGGCAGTGTGAGAGTACCTGTTTCGCAGCCTTCGGTTTTATCCAACAATGGATCCAATGGATCAAACTCCAGGAATTCTTCCTTCATCAGACGTGGAGATTCACGCCGGAGTAGGAGTCCAGTGCATTCGGGGTTGTGGATATCTGTAGAACTAGCACTCTTAGTAAGTCAAATTGTTGCATCAATTGTTGTATTGTCTTTGTCAAGGCACGAGCATCCACGTTCCCCATTGTTTGCGTGGATTGTGGGTTATGCAAGTGGTTGTCTTGCTACCCTACCTCTGCTTTATTGGCGGTATTATCATCATAACCAAAGTCGAGATCAAGATTCACCCCAAACTCGTCAAACATCTCCTCGGGTTAATGATCCTTCAGGGACATTTCATTCCAGTTCCAGAAGTAATGGAGGAGCAGATGGTCAAGGTGCTGCTTCAATGTCCAGAGGCAATCAAGCTTCACCATTGACAAACAGAAG AATGAAGACACTAGTGGAATACTTCAAAATATCTTTAGATTGCTTTTTTGCTATATGGTTCGTTGTTGGAAATGTATGGATCTTTGGAGGACGTTCGTCTGCTGATGAAGCTCCTAACTTGTATAG GTTATGTATAGTGTTTCTCGCCTTTAGCTGTATTGGTTATGCTATGCCCTTCATTCTCTGTTCAACAATCTGCTGTTGTCTCCCTTGTATTATCTCCATCCTTGGCGTTAGAGAGGATATGTCACAAAACAGAGGGGCAACTTCTGAATCCATAAATGCCCTGCCAACTTACAAGTTcaagatgaagaaaaataaaagaagtggCGACAGTAACTCAGCTGCTGTTGATGGGGGAGTTGTGGCTGCAGGAACTGAAAAGGAGCGAGTGATATCTGGAGATGATGCA GTTTGCTGCATCTGCCTGGCAAAGTATGAAAATAATGATGAGCTGCGAGAATTGCCTTGTTCTCATCTTTTTCACAAAGAGTGTGTAGACAAGTGGTTAAAGATAAATGCATTGTGCCCTCTTTGCAAGAGTGAGGTTGGTGAGAACTTAACCGGATCGGGTGCCGCAGAAGGTGCCAGCCAATAG